CACTCCTGTCTGGGCCACAAAATACACCTGGTCCCCTAAAAAGAACCAGTGGCCTGGAGGGATGGGCTCCCCCTTGgctagaaagagagacagaaacacagacagagacagacagaaggagacCCCGTCTTAAGCTTTATTTGCTTCTGTTCTTGTTGATCAAAGTTGCAATTTATAGATCTGaagttacagtaaaatatataataagcCAAGACTGAAAATGATTCAGTGTagactttaatactttaagctAACTGTTCacattaaagctgcattttCTGATAAACATCAAATACTAGATTTGGCTTTAACAAGACGTGATGACTGGGAGCGTGATGGTTTAAGCAGATCATTCCAGATGTTTACAGGAAACTTGTCATTTTGCAGTGATAGTGGAGCCTGATGTAGACGGTGTAGGTGTAGGTGTGTTACCAGTGCAGACAGTGAGGGTGTAGTTGTGTTTACTACTGATGCTCTTTATTAAGGTTGTGAGCTGGACCTGAGGTCTGAAGCCAACTTGCTATGAGTAAtgaaacctgagagagagagcgagagagagagagagagacacaacacaTCACTCCACAGGCTGACGTAAAGacgttttcttcttcataatcGTTATTAATCATTAAGGATCTAACAGTAATTCTGTACCCTTCTACACATCAGCCACAGAGTAACAGAGGTCCCAGGTCTACCTGAGATACCTTCTAAGAGGTTTAATCATATTTAAACCACCTCTTGTTAAGACCATGTTTATTTCAGTTAGTGGGGGACCCTAGGGGATGGACTTACTGAAGTCAAACAGAGTCATACTGTTACATCATTATAAGCAAGATCGCTTCAGTCAACAGTGGCCAAACAAGCTCCAATGGCAGTTAATAGGGCAACTGTCCAGCTCCCGTTCACAACAGCtcttgttttgccgctgacagactcagattattattctaagtgtctgacaaccttataaaaggatttctaaggaggtagACTGTTCTTTTAAAGAGTGacatcctttttaaaaacataaaaacatccacaatATTGTGGTTGCTAAAGCCACCAGAAACAgtcattttagtcatttttagtCACGGAACAAGACCAACAGAAGCAGCGTGAACACCAACATGATGGGGGAACCTGGCAGAGTCTGGCCCGGCCTGGCCTGGCCCTCATTATCACATGTGCTGTGCCTGCTGATTGGCCCAGCCTGCGCCGCACACATGTAGGCCTATTAGaatcatatttattaatatttatatgaGAAGGTTAAcctctctttatatagaccttagtggtcccctaatactgtatctgaagtctctttatatagaccttagtggtcccctaatactgtatctgaagtctctttatatagaccttagtggtccctaatactgtatctgaagtctctttatatagaccttagtggtccttaataataatatttttttctatattgaTCTCAATCTGATAACACTGAAAGACCAAATGCGTGACCAAAGTACATGGCAGCTGCAGCTGTTTCAACAATATGACTTTTGGCTCATATAAAATCTAATTTAACCCAAAGTACACCCTGTAAcccaaagaagaagaggagtaCTCCTTTCTGGAGGTAGCCTACATTCTGTCCATCAGGGACATGGTGTTGAGAAAGACCTCCAGTTTTCTCTTTCTTGAATGTCTTatgtttaaagtactttttattaaagtaaCTGCAGTTGGTCTTTGTCTTCCATAATGATTAGTTCTGGATCGACCCCCCGCAGCGCCTGGACGCTACCTAAATAACGAGTGTAGAAGCGCACTAGAATCATGGCGGCGGCGGAAGGGACCGTGCTTTGCAAACGGCGGAGAGCGCAAGGGTTTCTGGGTGAAGCCGGGATCGAGGGATGACAAACGATGACATTTGGCGTTTGGTATCAAATACGCTCTCTACTGTTCTTAAACGTCTCTGTTGGTATTTAATACACGTCCAGAATCAGAGCCTTGTGATTGGTGGACCTCGTGTGACATCCGGGTCAACTGGAAATGACCCAGTCTGAACCGACCGTAGTTACGACAATACACGTGCACAGAAACGGAAGCGGGGCTGGCCTTGGTTCGGAAGCCGCAGTGGTGCTGCCTTCCTGCGCTCCACGGCCGTGCATGGCCCGAGTCCCGTCAGCTCAGCACACCGGGCCCGACGGCTCTGCGGGGGGGAGACCGGCACGCTCGAGCCGCCGGGACGTTTCATTGTTTGTGATAAAGTGGGATTGGCTCCGCGTGCCGTCCGTTCGGTGTGCGGTGAGCTCGTGATGTAGGCCGGTAATCCTGCTGGAGGTAGGTGATGGATTATTGTTCGATATGTGCTCAGTTTAAGGACCAATGTAACCAGGATAGAGATGTAGAGGCTGGTCTGGGTTGGACACAGAATGTCATCCACACTCCCTATCGCAGCCCGCACACCCTGTGGGCTGAACCCGGGTACTGAACCCTGTACTCAACCCGGGTACTGAACCCGGGTACTGAACCCTGTGCTGAACCCGGGTACTAAACCCTGTGCTGAACCCGGGTACTAAACCCTGTACTCAACCCGGGTACTGAACCCTGTGCTGAACCCGGGTACTAAACCCTGTGCTGAACCCGGTTACTGAACCCGGTTACTGAACCCTGTGCTGAACCCGGTTTCTGAACCCTGTGCTGGGGTCTAAAAGCTGATGTTTACGTGAGGGAGATGCAAGCGTCGCTGTCTGACCtgagtttttaattaaatcaaattccCAACACATTGATCAGCTGTGCTTGTGAGTAAAATTGTGTTGCCATGCAGCAGGACTCTCAGCCACAgtgtggaagagagagagagagagagagagagagagagagaggatcagTAGAAAGAGAGCCTTGTGGAAGAGCCCATCATCACCTGATTTTAACGACCTACTGACCCATCAACCTTTGACAGTGACACCATGCACACTGTGGCACCTTCAACAGTAGCACACACCTTCTATCATCAGAGTGTAGAACCACAGAAAAGTATAGCATGTTACTTCTTCCTCATTCCTCGTGTGCTAGGTGATCTCTGCAGAGCAGCACCGTCCCCCTTACAGCTGAAAGCTAAAAGGACCAAATGGGACATGTCATGGAGACAGAAAGCATCCATGAAGACAGCTCCAGTTAGTCTGATCACAGGTGACTGCAGGTGGTAGCTTTGCTTGACATGACTCCAATGTTTGCTgcaagggcgtaactttgggttcagcactgggggggggggggNNNNNNNNNNTCAATGATCTAGGGAGGTATTCCTATCCCAATCCGCAGggattgaaaacaaaaagtcaataatctttctttgttgtttactcgaaaaaagagatgaaaatgttgaaagaagCGGGCTTTTAACCCCCCCATCCCTCCCTTGCAGTACACCTCTGGTTGGCTGTAACATCTGCTCCATGTCCTGACTGCTGCATGTCGCAGTAGAGATGGTACACACTGAACTGTTGGGCTCTTCATTATTGACCACAGCCATTAGGTCCAAGTTacgtctgtgtttgtctgttatATCCTGACTTCTGTTTCCCAGGACGGAGCGGTGAAGTTTACAGGACCACACCAGTagagaaaacaaagtgaaggaGGCTTCTGAACTTCATGTGCTTGGCAAGATGAGTACAGATAGACCCAAACGGAATATCatcaaaaagaaatatgtaagaAACACTTTCTTCCACTCTTTGTCCTCGTTAATGATCAGGATTTTTTTAGATGAacaacacacttttctttttacaccaacaaatgtgtgtgtgtgtgtttgcgtgtgtgtgtgtgtgtgtgtgtgtgtgtgtgtgtgtgtgtgtgtgtgcgtgtgtgtgtaggacatCAGTGATGGGATGCCTTGGTGTGAAGAACGTCTGGTCCGCAAagttctcttcctctccctcagggaattcagagacacacaccgtgcctcacacattcacacgcgCGCTCACAAACGCACGGTGAAAAAAACGCTTTTACACACTCAgcataaaacacagacacagaaaaacatgcgCACAAGACAGTGTGTGCGCTCCAGTAAGCGTGTGCACACACCGCaacacagagtcacacacagagcaccaaacagacagaaaaacgcACACAATGCACAAAGCATGCACATTCCGAAACACCTCCGCCCTCATGAAGACGCTATCAAAGGGCAAAAAAGGAACTTGTCTCAGGactcacacacaacaaaaaataaatgcaatcgCACACTACACAACACGCAAACACAATCAACAACGTGTGCAGGGAAAattacacacactgtacagcAAACCCAGCTCCAAGGAAGTACTCGCACACTACCCAAGAGTTCTGGATCAACCAGGACGCTACGctcacataaaacacagaacacacagctgctgctcAACACGAAATACGCAGAAAccgcaaaacacacacacactcagcacaAGCCCTCAGTGAAGACCGCCTGCACTCCAGAGAACACACCGCTGAGCCCCCCTGTCCCGGCCAGGACACTGCGCTCACACACTCCCACAAGCCTCAGCAGTCAGTACCCTCTAcacttttctcctcttctgtctGAGTTACATGTCAATCTGTTTCTAGTCCCACCTTTCCAGTTTCTGCTTACACTGCTTTGATTTCTGGGACATTGTAGGTTCATTTCATGTCTCTAAGATGTGAAAATGCTTCATGTAAGAAACTAAAGTCCTACCTGTCCTCTTAGGCCCTCGGGTTAACGGCATCAGCCGGCGTCAGTCCCTGCTGTCTGCTGGTCCCGGCTGGAGCTGGTCCTTACAGACCCGGGCTCAGCAGCGGCGCCCTGCTAGCATCCATCGCCACAAGGACGACCCTGCCAGCAAGAGGTCAGCTGCtccgctgtgtgtgtttgcaaataGTCCTGAAATATATTGCCAGTTATATTGGCTAAATATGTCCAACAACAGATTGGGGTCTGTATTCTGATATATATGTTAGGGTGTCTAtacattgtatttgtatatatatatatatatatatatatatatatatatatatatatatatatatatatatatatatatagtgtatctACTCTATACATGTATAGGGACACTTGGATGTATTGCATGACTGTTGTATTAGACTAAACCTAGTTTACccaataaactggcaactgacgGTGTGTGAacgtgtttgtgcgtgtgtgtgcagaccAAGGCTGCGAGCGCAGAGGAAGTTCGCCCAGTCCCCCCCCAGCTCTCCAGGACCTGGAGTGTTGATTTCAGCCGCCAGGAGTAACCAGAGCCTGGCCGTGGTCACCTGTCTGACCAGGTGCAGACCCAAGACGGAGGACTTCttgtcttttctctgtctgaGAGGTGAGCTACAAGCACACACGCGGCCCATTCACCACATGGGTACAGTCTACGTACAGCAGGGGTCTGATCGGAGAGCTCAGGTCCATATCATCGTACAACTGAGTACACAACAGCTGATCAATTAATGCTGAAGAAAGACCAATGTACCGCTGGGTTAAAACCCATCTAATATCCAATAGGGGTCCAACTGCGCCTCCCAGAccctacaaaacacacactatacaaAACACGGCCTTTTGAGACGCTGCAGCCAGAGGGACCACAGCTGTTGATTGATATTAGTCTCAGGGGCAAGTCTCAAAAAGGGTCTAAAAAGTCGCTAAGTCCTGCAAGAAAGACGGCAAGTTGGGGGACGGAGGGCTTGACCAGACGGTCACGGGGGATCCGGGGGCGCCAGTGATCATACTGCATCTCCTCTAGAATCAATGAAGGCATTTCCTTTTTCCCTTCAGGTTCAGCAGCGCTGCCTAGCAACATGGCCATTGTAGCGAGTGGACCAGCCAAGGGGCCAGTTGGGGCTCGGCATCTTACATCCTGTCTTTCCACCAATCACAGGACAGCATCTGAGgggaaaaacataaacatattcaGGAGAACAGCAGGTACTCCTCCACTCACCTGTCTGTGGATCTGCATGTATTCACTGACATCCACTGTCATCAGTCTCTTTAACGCTGATGATTTAGATTAAAAGGTCATTTGATCCATCCAACAAaatgcctctgtgtctgtcctgcTGTCCTACAGTGCAGCGAGACTCTCTGAGGGGGAGGCCTGGAGGCTCCTTCTGCCCTCTAACTACCCGGgaacagaggaggagggaaagggagaggagagaggaagaacagCAGAGGAGCATGAGGGAGGAGGGAGCTGAGAGACACCTCCTGAGACCTCGCCAGCTCTCCCTACAGGTTAGCAGGACTAACCAGGTCTGGTCTTCCTTTCTACATGCTTCTCTGTCTGGATGGGTCTGCTTGTATCATCAGTAGCATGAAGACTGAATCTGACACTGATACACATACGGTTCAGTTGATTGTGGTGCAAAAGGGTTATtctctttattatgttgattactAATGAAGATTTTAGAGCATCAACTCAACTTAAAAGCAAAATTCAGCATTTTCACAATAATTATCTCAGAAGTGAATACTTTGTTGTACCTGTAACCATTCTACGAGCTTTTCTTAAGAAGCATACCTGCAGCTCAGGTCAGACATAAACGCAGCTGTGCCCGGTGGAAAATAAGGGTTAACGTCtcaaagtttgacttttttacttAGCTAAGCATGCTGCTGGTAAAGAACCATGCTTATAACTGTTGTCTTCTAATTTAATTATTCCCAGGCCTTATCATGAGCTCTTTCCTTTCCAGGTTGCAATGGTAACTGGACTCTCCAAACAAAGAACTTCCTGTGTCCGGTCAGTTTCTACCTTAAAGCCCGGCCCCGGGGCCAGCAGCAGACGCTCCCCCCGGCCCTGCACAAGGCCGAGCAGTACCTGTAAACCAAGACCCCAGGAAAGCAACAACCAACACCTCTCCCGGCACAGCAAACACCAGCTGCCTCGCAATCAGCACCTTCCTCTCCACAATCCAACAGTCTCAAAGTGCTATAGCAACCCCAAGACCTTCAGTAGTGTCCAGACCTCAGGGAGACATTCAAGCAGGACTCCAGCCCAAACAGCATTGACTAATGGCACAGTCATGTCGTTGCTAAGGGAGAGCCCTGGGGTCTTGAGGTTGTCTAGGAGAAAGAGAGGCCTCCCACCAGACACCAGCCCTACCCCTCCGAAGCGGGGTCTTTCGGACCACAACTCATCGAAGAAGTGCAGGACAGTGCAATACAATGAGGGTGATGTCCCATCGGAGAGTGGCCGTCTTATTGGTGAGATCCCACAGGCGGAGGCCAACTGTAACGAGGAGGTTAGAGTGAAGGATGTGAGTCATATTGGTGATATCCCTGGCAGCCATGATGAAGAACTTAGACTAGAAGGCAGCTGTGACCACGTTGGAGAGATCAGACTGGAGATGGACAGTTGTATTAGTGAAGACCTACAGGACAAGGCCAGTGTTGCTGTGGAGCCCTCTCAGGACGGGGTCACCCTCACCAACATCATCACCGACTATGACCTGAGCCCTGGAACTGAGGTCATATGCAGACATGTGAGAGACAAAAGGCGTCAGAGAAATCAGCCCGCTTCATCCACAGTCCCTACGCTAATAACCAGGACCACTGAATCTAGGACTGTTGCCAGAGCTGCTGCCAGGACTACTGCAACTAAAGCTGCTTTCAACTCTGTGACATccaaacacattcatactgaCCGACCAGCAAGTTATTCTGCCAAGCACACTGCTAAGGGTACTAACAAAACTACTAGTAAGGACATTACCAAGTGTACTTCACCAGCCAGCAGGTCCTCTTTCCAGAATTCTAAAGGTGCTGCAAAGGACACTTCCAAGGGGACCACAGAGGACTCGACAAAGGACTGCGCACCTGTCAGTAGCTATTCTAGCACTTCCAGGCGCTCTACAAAGAGCCTTACCCAGACCAAGTGTATTACCTCAGCCATTAAGACCAGGACTAGCCCTAGAACGCTTCAGAAACACCGAAAAACCTGAGCTGTGCTATATTTGGAATTGATGTTGAAGACAATTAGCAAAGTAGTCAGAACAGCATTGGTTACTGTTGATTCTAAGTGTCGCACGATGTCGGCTGATTGGATAGCGACGTAGGGACTGTGTTCTCTACATGTATGTAGGAACGTTCTAATTCTAAAGGTCAAATAAGTAATTGGAAGGCAGCATCATGGCAGACGCGCTGTATACTGGACGATAAAGTGAAAGGCCACTGTTTTCAGATGCTTCCCTGATCAATCTGAAACTGCAGCTTGGTATCATATTTAAATGGAAAAGGCACTAGTTTTATTAAAGCACATAGTTTAACTTGAGTCAGTTTGTACAGTCTGGTGTTTAAACAGGGACCTCCAGGTCCTGAAAGGCAGTACACAGAACCTCTAGGTTTGCAGTGCACCTGTGAAAGGGGCTCTATTTGTGAAAGGGACTTTATGTGTTAAAGCTGTCGTAATTACGGCTGCATACCCTTGCTCGGGGGCTTTTTGGCAGGTCTTTGGCAGTTGGGTCACGATACAGTACTGTCATTTCATTCACACCAACATAATCTGTCCAGGATGGTCTTCATAGATAACACAAACGTCCTAAAGGTTCTCAGTTAAAATACGTTATGTCTTGAGAAAATAGTGCTTATATGAACAGTGAAACACGTGTTTTACTGCTGTAATCGTTCCTCCTGATGGTAATCTGAAGTTAATCTGAGGTCTCGGTTAAATAAAGTGGGCATCTTCCAAAGTTGGTGTTTCTGGTATGAAATTCCATATTTGGAACTGTCCACAGATCAGCTAGGAAACACTGTCCAGGGAACCCGAAAAGGGGGACTCTCGTTATTTAATAGGCTGAAAATATGAAAGCTACCCACTTGATTTGTCTAGTTCAGACAGCTGAAGCCTCATATAATCTTGGTCCCAATCACTTGCATTGTGTTTGCATTAGGAGATGTCCTCTCATTGGCCAGTAGGGATGGGGGGATGATTACAGCTACCAAAACCAGTTTCAATGTACATATTGTCATTTCCCCACTGCAGATCAGGAAACAGTATGAATTTACTAGtataaatttaaattacatatgCGCATGTGAGTATCATGTTAGGGCAGACTTGAAAAAACGTGAATCTATCCTTTTTggaagtcccccccccccccccccccccccccccccccccttccactgAAGCCTTCTGTGCCCGTGTTGTACATATCATTAACAGGTTTTGGTCCATGCTTCCCTAGGCATGTTAAGGGTGTGGAGGTGTTCTGACTTGATGGGTTTATTTCAGCGTCTGTGAGGATCGATACATTTGTAGAAATAGAAGGATGTGTGTATTGTGAGGCATGTTAAGAACAGATATATAAAGAAACGCCTCAATTAATACTGTTCCCTGTTAACATGGCCATCCTACTGTATGATAATAACTGTataagacccccccccccactggaTCTCATGGAGACTAGTGAAATGTCAGAAGGTTTTCGGAGTATATCAGGTTCTATCAGGTGCTATTCGCTTGCTCATGAGATGATTTTAGGGCGGTTAAATAGATATGATAAAACATTATGGCTGTCAATACATTCAATAATATTGCACATTTGCTCGCAGTAAAACCACTGAATATTTTTTAAGTTGCCATAATCACATAACATTTCTACACATAGGAGCTTTAAATGAGtaattgaaaaatacatttataaaagtgcTCATTATACTCTGGccatatatatttaatgtatggACAGATATATTTTATCAGTCTAAATCACAGGTGGCAGGTGTATATTTATGGCCAGCACATGTGAAACTAAGTTATGTGTCATTAGAATCAATATCATGCTATGACCTGTTTgatcttttattaaacattatgaTATGAACATTATATTACTGACATTATGTATGAATGTGGGTGTGTGCTGCAGGGAACTGCACTCCTACAACAGTTGCTTACTACAGTTGCTACACCATGAAAGTTTGCTTCTTCATCCCCGTCACACGTCCAAACTCATCCGCTTCGTTGCCGTTCTTGTAAATGCTTTTTCAAAATTGAACGAAGGCATCTCCGTTTTCCAAGAGTTACACGTATCGGCAGGTTTCTCCTGGTTGGTATTTTGTGTCAGATATCGGATCTTTTGCAACATGGTGCTATGCAAAGTCATCAGTGATCATTTCTGTTGCAGAAATTGGACAATCTGTCTTCCTGAAACAGGATGCACACACTGGCAGTTTATTTAACAAGTCACTCAGGCCAACTGACACGCTGTAACAAGGGATGTTTCATTAAGGATCCTTACCGCGTGTGGTTCACCGTCACTGATGTGCAGCCAGTGGTGGCTGATCGGCCTACAGTGGGAAGCCGTAGAATGGATATGCAGTGTGTGACTGCTGGCTTTCATCTGGGACACACAGTCAGTGGCTTCAagttcatttgaaaaacaaatgtcccACTACTCATTTagctttctttaaaatattcacGTGCAAGACCGTGCAATACATTTGTGCGTCTTGCAGATTCAGACATGGACCAGTAGAGATGGTTTGAGACctttttttgcttcctgatCCCGATGCTGAATACTGGTCTGAAACCAGTGTgccatactgtacatgttattATGTATTAACAGCTGTATGCTACTATCCCCgcatggatgtgatatgatttctatttttgtctgactcaggttaaactctttgtgaaacacgAAAATACACGAACAATAAACACTACAGAAGAAGAATTTTGTAATCTAGTTTAACAGTGAGTCATAACAGAAGATCATAAACAAGCTACTTCAGAGTAGATTTCCTTTGGGTCGAAATGACATGCTATCTGATCAGagtataaactccagtactttgacttttttacattttatgcgGTAGAGTTCTTATCCTGCCAGTTAATGCAACTGTAAGGTGTTGTGGCGTTGTCAGTCACTTGTTTAGTTATATCTCTATCTGTGTGTTCAGGAATATTTGATAAGATGAGCCAACTCTTTCAGCCCCAAGGGAATATGATTACATGTAACACATGAAAGTCCAATATTTGTGCAGCGACATCTAAGATAGCACAACTGTAAAAAGtctgtatttaaatgtgaatCATTTGAGTGAAAATTTGCAATAAAATCTCTTTGCATATCTATCTGCTCGCTGCTTTTACATTGGAGgggaatttatttatttatgttcaaaCACGCAGCCTACAGTAAAATGACTTCAACTTCTTTatttgcaatattttaaaagttCATTATAGGAATTTTAAGGAAGTTTATATTTAAGATATATATAGTCCAAGATATATATAGTCCGAGAGAGAGAGTCCATGAAAGGATGAGATTAATGACATGCactttttacaaacattttttatacaatGAATCAGGTAAACAtcaataacacatacacaccaagtGTATTTCTTATAAAGATATCAattaaaaaagcacacaaaataataaaaaactataaaataacagatacattccattaaaatgaaatacaggAAGTTTTACGCATGAGGAGGTTTTTGTTGACATCACATGATCACCCGTACCTTAATTACTAGAATATTCGCGCAACCAAACCAATCTACGGATCACGTGACTGCAGTGAAAGCGAACAGCGTCCTCCGAgtgtttagctagctagcgttagctgccCGAGTACAGGCGAGGATTACAACCCGTTCTAGGTGAAGAAAGATCCAATGACAACCACGAATTATGTTTGAAAACTTCCGAGAACGACTTCACATGGTCCAGCAGGACTTCACAACGGGGTGGGTCTGCTTTCTGACATATCTGACATATCTGACATATCTGACATATACATAGCTCTGCTTTCACGGTAGCTAGTTGTGAAAACCTCCGTCCTCACATGTAATTACATATGAATGCTAGACCTTGTCATATAGCATAACATGTACACTTAGCCTTAGCTAATGATGGAACACTTGTAGAGATTAGCAGCTCAAGTGGCTAACACTAAAGCTAACTACAGCCCCTAATTCGGATGTTGTACCGTCTGTTTAGAAAACGGTAacgctttattattatttagtatttatttttattttaaacagtaacgttaacgttagccatTTAGCTGCTGAGTTTCGATTTGTTCTGTTCCTAAGTAACTAAGTAACTAAGTAACTAACTATCCTGGATCCGTTGCCTTCAGCTGACCATCATGTGAGCTTTAATCTTTTAACCCTCTGAGTCCCAGTGAATCCATGAAGTTACCGTTCAGGTGAAAGAAGGGTTCAGATCCTAACACCACTCTGTAAAAAGAACTCTGGGCattgacattttgaattaagtaaaagtatgcaagcatcatcaggaaaatgtagttaaactattaaaagtattttttagaGAGAGTAAAGGGTCCAATCAGCTGggtttaatgacatcatcatcatctcagctggacccAGAGCccttatattgttgctaggttactgtATAGTTAAACATCCGATATTATGAACTACATGTGGTTATTGAGCAGAAATCTT
The genomic region above belongs to Etheostoma cragini isolate CJK2018 chromosome 6, CSU_Ecrag_1.0, whole genome shotgun sequence and contains:
- the LOC117946032 gene encoding uncharacterized protein LOC117946032 isoform X2, coding for MSTDRPKRNIIKKKYDISDGMPWCEERLVRKVLFLSLREFRDTHRASHIHTRAHKRTVKKTLLHTQHKTQTQKNMRTRQCVRSSKRVHTPQHRVTHRAPNRQKNAHNAQSMHIPKHLRPHEDAIKGQKRNLSQDSHTTKNKCNRTLHNTQTQSTTCAGKITHTVQQTQLQGSTRTLPKSSGSTRTLRSHKTQNTQLLLNTKYAETAKHTHTQHKPSVKTACTPENTPLSPPVPARTLRSHTPTSLSSPRVNGISRRQSLLSAGPGWSWSLQTRAQQRRPASIHRHKDDPASKRPRLRAQRKFAQSPPSSPGPGVLISAARSNQSLAVVTCLTRCRPKTEDFLSFLCLRGSAALPSNMAIVASGPAKGPVGARHLTSCLSTNHRTASEGKNINIFRRTAVQRDSLRGRPGGSFCPLTTREQRRRERERREEEQQRSMREEGAERHLLRPRQLSLQVAMVTGLSKQRTSCVRSVSTLKPGPGASSRRSPRPCTRPSSTCKPRPQESNNQHLSRHSKHQLPRNQHLPLHNPTVSKCYSNPKTFSSVQTSGRHSSRTPAQTALTNGTVMSLLRESPGVLRLSRRKRGLPPDTSPTPPKRGLSDHNSSKKCRTVQYNEGDVPSESGRLIGEIPQAEANCNEEVRVKDVSHIGDIPGSHDEELRLEGSCDHVGEIRLEMDSCISEDLQDKASVAVEPSQDGVTLTNIITDYDLSPGTEVICRHVRDKRRQRNQPASSTVPTLITRTTESRTVARAAARTTATKAAFNSVTSKHIHTDRPASYSAKHTAKGTNKTTSKDITKCTSPASRSSFQNSKGAAKDTSKGTTEDSTKDCAPVSSYSSTSRRSTKSLTQTKCITSAIKTRTSPRTLQKHRKT
- the LOC117946032 gene encoding uncharacterized protein LOC117946032 isoform X1 gives rise to the protein MSTDRPKRNIIKKKYDISDGMPWCEERLVRKVLFLSLREFRDTHRASHIHTRAHKRTVKKTLLHTQHKTQTQKNMRTRQCVRSSKRVHTPQHRVTHRAPNRQKNAHNAQSMHIPKHLRPHEDAIKGQKRNLSQDSHTTKNKCNRTLHNTQTQSTTCAGKITHTVQQTQLQGSTRTLPKSSGSTRTLRSHKTQNTQLLLNTKYAETAKHTHTQHKPSVKTACTPENTPLSPPVPARTLRSHTPTSLSSPRVNGISRRQSLLSAGPGWSWSLQTRAQQRRPASIHRHKDDPASKRPRLRAQRKFAQSPPSSPGPGVLISAARSNQSLAVVTCLTRCRPKTEDFLSFLCLRGSAALPSNMAIVASGPAKGPVGARHLTSCLSTNHRTASEGKNINIFRRTAVQRDSLRGRPGGSFCPLTTREQRRRERERREEEQQRSMREEGAERHLLRPRQLSLQVSRTNQVAMVTGLSKQRTSCVRSVSTLKPGPGASSRRSPRPCTRPSSTCKPRPQESNNQHLSRHSKHQLPRNQHLPLHNPTVSKCYSNPKTFSSVQTSGRHSSRTPAQTALTNGTVMSLLRESPGVLRLSRRKRGLPPDTSPTPPKRGLSDHNSSKKCRTVQYNEGDVPSESGRLIGEIPQAEANCNEEVRVKDVSHIGDIPGSHDEELRLEGSCDHVGEIRLEMDSCISEDLQDKASVAVEPSQDGVTLTNIITDYDLSPGTEVICRHVRDKRRQRNQPASSTVPTLITRTTESRTVARAAARTTATKAAFNSVTSKHIHTDRPASYSAKHTAKGTNKTTSKDITKCTSPASRSSFQNSKGAAKDTSKGTTEDSTKDCAPVSSYSSTSRRSTKSLTQTKCITSAIKTRTSPRTLQKHRKT